A stretch of Rhododendron vialii isolate Sample 1 chromosome 4a, ASM3025357v1 DNA encodes these proteins:
- the LOC131323138 gene encoding OPA3-like protein, translated as MILPVVKLGTLALRTASKPIANRLKKEAGKHPKFRQFIVDIAQANHRFSVNVQRRIYGRATDVTIRPLNEEKAVQAAADLVGELFVFTVAGSAIIFEVQRSARSEARKEEKRKQEIQAMKQRDEDLARELELLKHKIAEMEQHMLNFQHGHNTGDGQEKHT; from the exons atgatattACCAGTTGTGAAGCTCGGAACGCTAGCTCTTCGAACGGCGTCCAAACCCATCGCTAATCGGCTGAAGAAAGAAGCTGGAAAGCACCCAAAGTTTCGACAGTTCATCGTCGACATTGCCCAG GCAAACCATCGATTCAGTGTAAATGTGCAAAGACGCATTTATGGTCGTGCAACTGATGTTACAATTCGTCCTCTAAATGAGGAGAAAGCCGTCCAAGCTGCTGCGGATCTTGTTGGGGAACTTTTTGTGTTTACG gTTGCAGGGTCTGCTATTATATTTGAGGTGCAACGAAGTGCTAGGTCAGAAGCTAGGAAGGAGGAAAAGAGGAAACAAGAAATACAG GCAATGAAGCAACGCGACGAAGATCTAGCAAGAGAATTGGAGCTTCTAAAGCACAAAATTGCAGAGATGGAGCAACATATGTTAAACTTCCAGCATGGTCACAACACCGGAGATGGACAAGAGAAACATACTTGA